The sequence below is a genomic window from Candidatus Paceibacterota bacterium.
AACACGCAAAAAAAATATTTTGGAGGAGGAGATACTTCAAAGAAAATTCTGGAAATTTTGACTAAAAATTATGCAAAAAAAGCTTAATATTTTATTTACAGATCTTATTTATTTAAATCATAATTACGGAGCTCAAGGAATTGCATTCCCATTAATGGATAAATTAAAGGAGTATTTTGACGTTGATCCTACTTTTTTAATTCATAAAAATTACTATAAAGAAGATTTTTTATTTTCAAGAAAAAATAATTTTAAGATTATTGAAAGCCCCAATTCTTTGGTTGTTTTGGGTAATAAATATTTTTTAATAAGGTTTTTATATAAACTTTTCTATTTAATAAAAAGAAGAAAAAAATTGTTAGCAGGGGAGAATAAAAAAAATCTTGCTTTGTTAGAAAACTTAAAAAAGAGTGATGCCATTATTGATTTATCCGGTATAGAGTTTATTGGTAATGTTAAAAACCAAAGAAGAAAATGGTCAAACTATATAAATAAAATATATATGCAGTCTTTAGCCGAAAAACTAAAGAAACCCTACTTTAAATATACAAAATCATATGGTCCTATCTCTGGCAAAATATATACTTTCTTTGTCAGAAGAAAACTTAAAAAGCTTCCTTTCATTTTTGTAAGGGGCAGAGATAATTTAGAAGAGATTAAAAAATTAAAGCTAAAAGTTCCTCTTTATTCTTTTCCGGACGTTTCAATAGCTCTAAGGCCTGCTGATAAAAATTGGGCTGTTGACTATGTGAAAAAAATTGGCATTGACGTATCAAAACCAATTATAGGTATTTCTCCAA
It includes:
- a CDS encoding polysaccharide pyruvyl transferase family protein, translated to MQKKLNILFTDLIYLNHNYGAQGIAFPLMDKLKEYFDVDPTFLIHKNYYKEDFLFSRKNNFKIIESPNSLVVLGNKYFLIRFLYKLFYLIKRRKKLLAGENKKNLALLENLKKSDAIIDLSGIEFIGNVKNQRRKWSNYINKIYMQSLAEKLKKPYFKYTKSYGPISGKIYTFFVRRKLKKLPFIFVRGRDNLEEIKKLKLKVPLYSFPDVSIALRPADKNWAVDYVKKIGIDVSKPIIGISP